DNA from Yamadazyma tenuis chromosome 5, complete sequence:
TGCTAACTTGGTGACTGGTTGTAACGATATTATGATTAACAGAGTTGACCGACTGTCAGGAACAGTAGTGGTGGACCCTAAAGATGCCTTGATATTGCAAATTGGAGTGATGGTTATATTCACATTTATAGGTCTGCATGGCCATGGGTTGGTACCACTAGTGaattttgatgaaaatgacgAGTATGTATACCACTATGATCAAATTATCAATATGAATACAGATTTTTTGACGATCAGTCACAATCTCGCTGCTATGGCTGAAGTGTCCTTGTACTCCTCCACAGGTGCTACACTTAGAAAACCAATCCATACAAGAAACCCAACCATGGTGTATCCTATCATTGTTAAATTGACCCATGAACTTAATGTAACAGATATCCCTGGTACGTCTAAGTTGAACATAAGGAGAAGTATTGGAATCTTGGATGGATGTTTGACAATTTCAGATAAAAACAATTATCCGCTACCCagtttcaagtttttggttttgataAGGGAACCATTCAGAAACTTGGTAAGAGATAAAGAATTCTTTGCCTTAAGAGTTCTTTATGCTTTTGCATTCGTATGTGAAATCTCTCAGTTTGGTTTATTTAAAGATAAAAGTATCTGGAGAGATTACATGGCATGGTTTAAAAATTACAACATGAAAATGGGTAGATGGCAATACAACTTAGATTATATCCTTTGGTTCATCATCGAACATGATATAAAGTTATACGCATTGACCACCACTCAGTTTGTGTATACTGATCCAGAAATCATATTCAATGATTATATCTTGGCCAATCCTGAATTTGACCTAGACGACTCAtttccattttcttcttctgttggaAGGAGCActgactttgaagaaagcgGTCTGTTGAttggttttgaagaatataaTGCCTTTACAAACCCAAAAGATAACAACTACGACATGAATTTGATGACAATTTAAAACAAAATTTCAATAGAATCAGCCTAGATGATATATAGATATCTTAATTGAAATAAATATAATAAATATGATAATATAATAAATATAATAAACTACTTGTTTAATCCCAA
Protein-coding regions in this window:
- a CDS encoding uncharacterized protein (COG:S; EggNog:ENOG503P0AT); the protein is MSTPSKPKAQRSRNGCFSCKSLRIKCDERKPSCEYCQYTRRECVYAIPSSLKAQARDTKISKMLQTLMYSPKYDLNSRSLQSINSVSKQLNIHAFELKLLHTFRTSVGPFVAHMDGPIKSFIMNDTVALFLESEVVRNSIFSLACVNSWQFCKEKSVIPMVSLVKRGKVEIGTRSSLFGFHSSIKDVSIPTLFDKDFDFLEGINQSLYALTSKYFANLVTGCNDIMINRVDRSSGTVVVDPKDALILQIGVMVIFTFIGSHGHGLVPLVNFDENDEYVYHYDQIINMNTDFLTISHNLAAMAEVSLYSSTGATLRKPIHTRNPTMVYPIIVKLTHELNVTDIPGTSKLNIRRSIGILDGCLTISDKNNYPLPSFKFLVLIREPFRNLVRDKEFFALRVLYAFAFVCEISQFGLFKDKSIWRDYMAWFKNYNMKMGRWQYNLDYILWFIIEHDIKLYALTTTQFVYTDPEIIFNDYILANPEFDLDDSFPFSSSVGRSTDFEESGSLIGFEEYNAFTNPKDNNYDMNLMTI